The DNA region AGGTAAAAAAAGTAAAATGCCAGCAAAATTAGATTTTATCCAAAGTGCTTCAGGGCTTTTTTTGGGTCTTTTTATGTGGGTACATATGTTTTTTGTTTCTACAATTTTAATCAGTGAAGAATTTTTTAATTCTGTTGTGCACTTTTTAGAATTAAAATTTGTTTATAATAATCCTATTATGAGTTATCTTACTTCTTTTTTGGCTGCCTGTATTTTAATAGTTTTTTTTATTCATGCTTTACTTGCAATGAGAAAATTTCCTATTAATTACCGTCAGTATCAAATATTAAGAACACATAGTAAGAAAATGAATCATGGTGATACTTCTTTATGGTGGATTCAAGCTTTTACAGGTTTTGTAATGTTTTTTTTAGGATCTGCTCATCTTATTTTCATTATAACCAATGCAGATAAAATCAGTGGCGATATGTCAGGAGATAGAGTTGTAAGTCATTTTATGTGGCTTTTTTATGCCGTTCTTTTAGTATGTGTAGAGCTTCATGGAAGTATAGGTCTTTATAGGCTTTGTGTAAAATGGGGTTGGTTTGAAGGTAAAAATGCAAAACAAAGCCGCAAGAAACTTAAAATTGCTAAATGGGTTATTAGTATTTTTTTCCTAGTTTTGGGTGTATTAAGTCTTATAGCTTTTGTAAAAATAGGTTATGAAAATTATCAAAATACAATCCAAACTACTATAATGATAAACAACAACAATGGAGCAAAAGTATGAATATACAATATAGTGATGCTTTAATAATAGGCGGAGGGTTAGCAGGTCTTAGAGCGGCTATTGAAGTAGCAAAAAGCGGTCAAAGTGTAACACTTTTAAGTATTTGTCCAGTTAAACGTTCACATTCTGCAGCAGTACAAGGAGGTATGCAAGCAAGTCTTGCTAATAGTGTAAAAGGTGAAGGTGATAATGAAGATTTGCATTTTGCAGATACTGTAAAAGGAAGTGATTGGGGTTGTGATCAAGAAGTAGCAAGAATGTTTGCTCAAACTGCTCCAAAAGCAGTACGTGAGCTTGCAGCTTGGGGTGTGCCTTGGACTAGAATTGTTAAGGGTCCAAGAACAGTTGTGATTAATGCACAAAAAACTGTGATTGAGGAAAAAGAAGAAGCACATGGACTTATTAATGCTAGAGATTTTGGCGGAACGAAAAAATGGAGAACCTGTTATATTGCTGATGCTACAGGACATTGTATGCTTTATGGTGTGGCTAATGAAGCAATTAAATATCAAGTAAAAATTATTGATAGAATGGAAGCAGTAAGAATTATTCATAAAGATAAAAAATGTTTAGGCGTTATTGCAAGAGATTTAACTAATGGACAATTAATCGCTTATGTTGCTAGAGGAACTATGATAGCAACTGGAGGTTATGGTAGAATTTATAAACAAACAACTAATGCAGTTATTTGTGAAGGAACAGGTGCAGCTATAGCTCTTGAAACAGGACTTTGCAGACTTTCTAATATGGAAGCGGTGCAATTTCATCCAACTCCTATAGTTCCAAGTGGAATTTTACTTACTGAAGGTTGTCGCGGGGATGGTGGAATTTTACGCGATGTTGATGGATATCGTTTTATGCCAGATTACGAACCTGAAAAAAAAGAGCTTGCAAGTCGTGATGTTGTAAGTCGTAGAATGATGGAACATATTCGTAAAGGTAAAGGTGTAAAAAGTCCTTATGGAGATCATTTATGGCTTGATATTTCTATACTCGGAAGAGCCCATGTAGAAAAGAATCTTCGTGATGTTCAAGATATTTGTAAAACTTTTAATGGTATTGATCCAGCCGATGAAGGACCAAAAGGTTGGGCACCTGTTTTACCTATGCAGCATTATTCTATGGGTGGAATTAGAACTAAGCCAACAGGTGAAAGTCAATGGTTAAATGGACTTTTTGCTTGTGGAGAAGCAGCTTGTTGGGATATGCACGGTTTTAACCGTTTGGGTGGAAATTCATGTGCTGAAACTGTTGTTGCAGGTATGATTGTGGGTGATTATTTTGCTAATTATTGTAAAAACAATGGTGAGTTAATTGATACGAATGTAGTAAAAGATTTCTTAAATAAAGAATATCAATATTTGAAATCTTTAGTAGATAAAGAAGGTAAATATAACGTTTTTGAAATTAAAAATAGAATGAAGGAAATTATGTGGGATAAGGTAGCAATCTTTAGAACAGGAGAAGGTTTAAAAGAAGCTGTAGATGAGCTTGAAAAACTTTATAAAAATTCTCAAGATATAAAATTACATTCTAAAGAACTTGATTGTGCAAATCCTGAACTTGAAGAGGCTTATAGAGTGCCTAGAATGTTAAAAATTGCACTTTGTGTTGCTTATGGAGCGCTTTTAAGGACAGAGAGTCGTGGTGCGCATTACCGTGAAGATTATCCAAAAAGAGATGATTTAAATTGGATGAAAAGAACAAATACTTTTTGGGTGGAAGGGGAAACTTTACCACGTGTTGAATATGAAGAATTAGATATTATGAAAATGGAGCTTCCTCCAGCTTTTCGTGGATATGGCGCTAAGGGAAATATTATAGAAAATCCTTTAAGTGAAAAGCGTCAAATTGAAGTTGATACTATACGTGAAAAAATGGAAGCAGAAGGTAAGAATCGTTATGAAATTCAAAATGCTTTAATGCCTTATGAACTTCAAGCAAAATATAAAGCACCAAATCAAAGAATAGGAGTTGATTATGAATAGGAAATTGACAATAAAAGTTTTTAAATATAATCCTTTGAGTAAAATTTCTAAACCACATTTTGTGAGTTATGAACTTGAAGAAACTCCTTTTATGACAGTTTTTGTGTGTTTAACTTTAATTCGTGAAAAAATGGATGCAGATTTAAGTTTTGATTTTGTTTGTCGTGCAGGGATTTGTGGAAGTTGTGCTATGATGATTAATGGTGTTCCAAAACTTGCTTGTAAGACCTTAACTAAAGATTATAAAGATGGTGTTATTGAGCTTATGCCTATGCCTGCATTTAGACATATTAAAGATTTAAGTGTTAATACAGGTGAATGGTTTGAAGACATGTGTAAGCGTGTAGAAAGTTGGGTGCACAATGAAAAAGAAATAGATATTACTAAGCTTGAAGAACGTATAGAACCTGAAGTTGCAGATGAGACTTTTGAACTTGATCGTTGTATAGAATGTGGAATTTGTGTTGCTTCTTGTGCAACTAAATTAATGCGCCCTAATTTTATAGCAGCTACTGGACTTTTAAGAACGGCTAGATATCTACAAGATCCACATGATCATAGAACAATAGAAGATTTTTATGAATTAATAGGTGATGATGATGGTGTTTTTGGCTGTATGTCTTTATTAGCTTGCGAAGATAATTGTCCTAAGGAATTGCCTTTGCAAAGTAAAATTGCTTATATGAGAAGACAACTTGTGGCTCAAAAAAACAAATAAATCTTTCCCTTTAAGGGGAAAGATATGAAGCAATTATTGGAAAAAATCTGGAAAAATGAACTTCAATTTTTAGATTTTAATCTTAAATTCGAAAATAAAGACAAATGGGATATAGCTTATTATGCTATAATTTTGAGTATTAATAAAGATAATTATGAAAGATATTTTCGCTTAAAAGAATTTAAAAAGCTTTGTAAAACTATTGCTTTAAGAGTTGATATTTTTAATATTCAAAAAACTCAAATTTGTATTTTAAATCTTTTTAAAGAAGGTTTTATTCCTAAATCTAATTTAATTAAAGCTTTAAAAATTTTAGAAAAAATTTCAGATAATACTTTTCTTTTAGATTTTATTTTAAAACAACAAATACCTAGTATAGATCAAAAAGTTTTATTTCAAAATAATTTTAAAGAATTAAATGCTATTAATTTAGAACTTCAAAAATTAAGTTTTGATAAAAATATCACACTGAGACTTCAAGATACTTTAAAAAAATTTCAAAATTTAGAGTTTAATATAGCGATTACAGGTATTATGAATGCTGGAAAATCAAGTTTTTTAAATGCGCTTTTAAAACAAGATTTGCTAGGAGTTTCAAACATACCTGAAACTGCCAATTTAACGCTTTTAAATTATGGAGAAAGTGAAGAAGCTAAAATATATTTTTGGAATAAGGCAGAATGGTCTAATATACTTGAAAATTGTACATTTAATATTGAATTAAAAGAAATTATTACAAAACTTTGTACTCAGGTTAATATTAATGATTTTATTCAAGATGAGTCTTTAGTTCAAGCTATTAAGCTTTGTGAACTTAAAAATTTTAGTTCTGCAAAAAATAAAATTTCAACTCTTATTAAAAAAATAGAAATTAAAAGTAATTTAGAATTTTTAAAAAATAATATTTCTATAGTTGATACTCCAGGTCTTGATGATGTAGTAATTCAAAGAGAAATTATTACAAAAGAATATCTTAAAGAAAGTGATTTGCTTATTCATCTTATGAATGTTACTCAAAGTCTTACTCAAAAAG from Campylobacter hepaticus includes:
- a CDS encoding fumarate reductase flavoprotein subunit; translated protein: MNIQYSDALIIGGGLAGLRAAIEVAKSGQSVTLLSICPVKRSHSAAVQGGMQASLANSVKGEGDNEDLHFADTVKGSDWGCDQEVARMFAQTAPKAVRELAAWGVPWTRIVKGPRTVVINAQKTVIEEKEEAHGLINARDFGGTKKWRTCYIADATGHCMLYGVANEAIKYQVKIIDRMEAVRIIHKDKKCLGVIARDLTNGQLIAYVARGTMIATGGYGRIYKQTTNAVICEGTGAAIALETGLCRLSNMEAVQFHPTPIVPSGILLTEGCRGDGGILRDVDGYRFMPDYEPEKKELASRDVVSRRMMEHIRKGKGVKSPYGDHLWLDISILGRAHVEKNLRDVQDICKTFNGIDPADEGPKGWAPVLPMQHYSMGGIRTKPTGESQWLNGLFACGEAACWDMHGFNRLGGNSCAETVVAGMIVGDYFANYCKNNGELIDTNVVKDFLNKEYQYLKSLVDKEGKYNVFEIKNRMKEIMWDKVAIFRTGEGLKEAVDELEKLYKNSQDIKLHSKELDCANPELEEAYRVPRMLKIALCVAYGALLRTESRGAHYREDYPKRDDLNWMKRTNTFWVEGETLPRVEYEELDIMKMELPPAFRGYGAKGNIIENPLSEKRQIEVDTIREKMEAEGKNRYEIQNALMPYELQAKYKAPNQRIGVDYE
- a CDS encoding fumarate reductase iron-sulfur subunit, with product MNRKLTIKVFKYNPLSKISKPHFVSYELEETPFMTVFVCLTLIREKMDADLSFDFVCRAGICGSCAMMINGVPKLACKTLTKDYKDGVIELMPMPAFRHIKDLSVNTGEWFEDMCKRVESWVHNEKEIDITKLEERIEPEVADETFELDRCIECGICVASCATKLMRPNFIAATGLLRTARYLQDPHDHRTIEDFYELIGDDDGVFGCMSLLACEDNCPKELPLQSKIAYMRRQLVAQKNK